Genomic DNA from bacterium:
CGATGACGCTCGGCCCTTCGCGGCCAGCATCGAGCCTGGCCCGCAGGCGCTCGGCAGCTTCTTCGATCTGCCGCACACCCGCCTCGGTCACCTCCAATGGAATGCCACTCGGCATCGTCACCGTGGCGTAGACGATGTCACCTTCGACGGCGGGAAAGAACTGGTAGCGAAGCCTGCCGCTGGCCAGCAGCGACATCGTGAGGATCATGATGCCCACAGCGGTTGCGAGGGTGAGGTAGCGCCATTCGAGGGTCACGCGCAGGAAACGCCCGTAGGTTTCGCGGGCGAAACGCTCCAGACCGGTGCTGAGCGAGCCCTGGAACTTCTGCCAGGCGGCGACGAAGACGTTCGGCTCGCCCTTCTTGCTCTCGGTACGCCGGTGGGCGAGGTGGGCCGGCAAGATCCATTGGGACTCGATGAGCGAGAACAACAAGCAGAGGATCGCCGTCGAGCCGATGAAACCGAAAAAACTGCCCATCCTTCCTTCGAGGAGAACCAGCGGCAGAAACGCTGCAACGGTCGTCATCACACCGAAGAGAACCGGGACATAGACATCCTGGGTGCCTCGAATCGCGGCTTCGAGCTGTGGCATCCCCTTCTGTTCGTGAGCGTAGACGCTCTCACCGATCACGATCGCGTCGTCCACCACGATGCCGAGCACCAGGATGAAGGCCATCACCGAGAGCGTGCTGATCGTCAGATCGAACATGGGGAAGAACATGAACGAGCCCAGGAAGGCGATGGGCACGCCGGCCGAAACCCAGAGCGCCAGCCGAAAGCGCAGGAACAGGCCCAGGGTGAGGATGACCAGGGCCAGACCACTGCGCGCGTTGCCGAGCAGGGAGTCGAGGCGAATCCTCAGGCTATTCGATTCGTCGTTGAACGGGACGAGGCTCACGCCGGGAGGGAGTTCGCCGCGTTTCTGGTCCAGGTAGGTATAGACCTGGCCCGCGATATCGAGAATGTCTTCTTCTCCCATGCGCTGTGCACTGACGATGACCGTGGGCTGGCCATCCAGACGCGCCTTCAGATCGCCTTCCTGGAAGCCGTCCCGGATGTTCGCGATTTCACCGAGCTCGAGCGTGGTGCCATCATTGCGCGTCAGGACGACGACTTCTTCGAACTCGCGCCCTGTATAGGCCTGGCCCTTCGTGCGCAGCAGGATCTCACCGCCTGCCGACTTGACGGACCCCCCGGGCATGTCGAGCGACCAGCGCCGCACGGCCGTGGCCACCTGATCGAAGCTGAGTCCATGCCGACGCAGCGTGGCTTCGGAAACCTCGATCGAGATCTCATAGGGACGCACGAAATCGAGATCCACTTGCGACACCCCAGGCAGGGCGGCGACCTCGTCACGGATTTCATGGCCGAGCTTCGCAAGAACGAACTCATCCAGATCACCCGTGATCGCGATGCTCACTACCTGGGAGCGGATCTCGAGTTTCGAAACGATGGGCTTCTCGGTCTCCTCGGGCAGGGTGTCCATGGCGTTGATGCGGCTCTGGATCTCGTCGAGGGTCACATCCGTATCGCTGCCCGGGAAGAGCTCGACCGTGACGACGCATGCGCCTTCCACCGCGATGCTCGACATCCGATCCATTTCCTGGAGGCCCTCGATCTCCTCCTCGATCCGGATGCAGACACCTTCTTCGACTTCGGTGGGCGCGGCGCCTTGATACTCGACCGAGACCCGGATCATGTCCATATCGACCGCGGGAAATTCTTCCTGGCGGATGCTCATCAGCGTCAGCGCACCACCGGTGATGAGCAGCAGCATGAGCAGGTTGGCGGCAACCGAGTTGGTCGCCATCCAGGCAATGGCGCGGCTCACTGGCGGGCAGCCTCGACGGGCTCGGTCTGGGGTGCGGCGACTGGCTGGGGATCCACCTTCATGCCGGGCACGAAGGTCGCCACCTGCGATACGCATACCCGGCCACCCGGCGGAAGCGTGGCGCGCACGAGCGCGTCATCGCGCTCCAGCCGAAGCACTTCCACCTCCACCCGATGCAACTGGTCGTTCGCATCGACGATCAACAAATGATTGGCACTGTGCAATGCGCCGCGCGGCACGCGAAGCACGTTCTCGGCCGGCGGGCCCTCGATCTCGGCCTCGACGAACAAGCCCACGGCGAGCGGCGCGGTGCCTACGGCCTCTCCGTAGGGATCTTCGACCCGCGCCACCGCGTGCACCATGCGGCTCTTCGGATCGATCTCACCCTCTGTGCGAACGATGCGCCCGTGCCAGGTATGCGGTGCACCGGCAAAGCGGGCGCGCAGCGTAACGAGGGGACCCTCTGCGACGGCGGCTCCGGCGAAGAGCGGTAGATCCAGGTAGGCAAGTTCCGCGTCGGGAATCGGCAGGCGGATCTCGACGTAGTCCGTGGCGTAGAGGGTTGCGATCGGTTGGCCGCGGGAAAGGAACTGGCCGACGTCGACGTGCTCGGCCCGTACGCGACCATCGAAAGGCGCGCGAATCTCCGTGCGATCCAGATCGCGACGCGCCTGGCGCAGAGCAAGCTCCGCCTCATCGAGCACGGCAGCAGAAACTCTTCCCTGCCGGCGCGCATCGTCGAGCTGCGAAGAGCTTGCAACGCCTTGGCGCGCCAGTTCTTCGCGACGATCGAGGGTGGCTTTGGCGTGCTCCCACTCTCCCTTGGCCCGCTCCAGGTTCGCCCGGGCGCGCGCCAGCGCGGTCTCGTAGTCGTCCCGGTCGAGCCGAAGGAGCGGCTCACCCTCCCTGAAGAACCCGCCAGACACGAGCGACGGCGAACTCCAGATGATGCGACCTGAAACTTCGGGCACCAACTCGGATTCGGTGCGAGGCGCGACGGTCCCTTGTGAGTGAACGATCAGCGGAAGGGATTCTGCGACGACGTCGACGACCCGTACCGCCCGAGCAACTTCCGGCCGAGCGATTTGTTCGACTTCGGGCGCAGTCGCAAGGAGCCCGGCGCCGCCCAACACGGCAACCACGATGACAAGGAAAGGCAGGATCAGCTTCCAACGGTTCAACGATCACTCTCCGGTAGGCGGCCTGGTTCGAATAGATGGGCGAGGCGATGGGTGACGGGTTCGCGCAGCTTTCGTGCCTGCTCCCGGGTCAGGAGCTTGATCACGTTCTCGCGGTGCTGATCCATCAGTTCGCGGACCAGTTCGGAAGCCCTGGCCGCATCCCGTGCTTCCAGAGCGGCATCGAGCTTTCGGGCAAGTGGCGCCAGGAATTCCTGGGGCAAACGCAGCGTCACTTCTTGCTGCGTCTCGAGCCGGTCCCAGAAATGCAGCTTCAGCGCGTGGCCGATCAGACGCAACACGAAGTTCCCACTGGCTTCAACGAGTCCATCGGCCATGCCGTGGATGTGATCGAGGTATTCGATTGGGTCGAGGGCCTCGTCTTGAACCGCGTGAAGATGCGCCCGGATGACGCGGAACTCCGCGTCGCTCCCGCGCCGGACAGCGATCGAGACGCAGGACGAGAAAAGATGGGCGCTGACCTCGAGGACCTGCTCGACCAGTTGGCTGTCCGGCACCTCGTCGAGATCCAGCAGGTCGCCGATGACGTCCATGCTCGCGTGATCGAGACGCCCGACCCGGGCACCGGCTCCCGAGATCTCGACCAGCCCTTGTTGGGCCAGGGCACGGAGCCCTTCGCGAACGGCTCCGCGATGGACCTCGAATTGCTCGGCCAGCTCCCGCTCCGAACGCAAACGATCCCCAGCCCGGTATCGGCCGGTGAGGATGTCATTGCGAAGGCTCTGGGCTACGCGCTGGGCGGCGGTCTCGGGCACGATTCGAAGGATCCCGGGGGCGCGGGAGAGGGCGTGGTCAGACCAGTCTGGTCAGACCATACCCCAGCCCGGCTCTGACGCAAGAGTCGGAAAGAGCGCTCTGTTGGCTACAGGCCCCGGCGTCCACTCCTTCCTCATCTCCTCGGGACCCCGCTTTGCTTCTCGTGGCGGATCGGTGGGCGAGGGGTCGGCAGGTCGCCAGCATTGGCGCGGGCAGGTGCGACCGTCAAGATGGTCCGCATGGCGGTGTATGCGATCGGCGACGTCCAGGGCTGCGACCGGACCCTGGGCCGACTGCTCGACCGGATCGGTTTCGATCCGGAGAACGACCGGCTCTG
This window encodes:
- a CDS encoding efflux RND transporter permease subunit gives rise to the protein MSRAIAWMATNSVAANLLMLLLITGGALTLMSIRQEEFPAVDMDMIRVSVEYQGAAPTEVEEGVCIRIEEEIEGLQEMDRMSSIAVEGACVVTVELFPGSDTDVTLDEIQSRINAMDTLPEETEKPIVSKLEIRSQVVSIAITGDLDEFVLAKLGHEIRDEVAALPGVSQVDLDFVRPYEISIEVSEATLRRHGLSFDQVATAVRRWSLDMPGGSVKSAGGEILLRTKGQAYTGREFEEVVVLTRNDGTTLELGEIANIRDGFQEGDLKARLDGQPTVIVSAQRMGEEDILDIAGQVYTYLDQKRGELPPGVSLVPFNDESNSLRIRLDSLLGNARSGLALVILTLGLFLRFRLALWVSAGVPIAFLGSFMFFPMFDLTISTLSVMAFILVLGIVVDDAIVIGESVYAHEQKGMPQLEAAIRGTQDVYVPVLFGVMTTVAAFLPLVLLEGRMGSFFGFIGSTAILCLLFSLIESQWILPAHLAHRRTESKKGEPNVFVAAWQKFQGSLSTGLERFARETYGRFLRVTLEWRYLTLATAVGIMILTMSLLASGRLRYQFFPAVEGDIVYATVTMPSGIPLEVTEAGVRQIEEAAERLRARLDAGREGPSVIEQVLTTIGQQQARDGPPDMRVAVGGSHLAEVSLSLIPDADREFGAFEIRDLWREEIGSIPDAVELALNANQFSAGEALEIELRGGSVEELTAAAGVLKRELASYSGVFDVADSYRAGKQEVKLNVKPAARPLGLAIDDLGRQVRQAFYGEEVQRVQRGRHDVRVMLRYPEEERKSLVALESMRIRTRDGIEVPFGAVAEVDLGRGFASIRRTDRMRVVSVSGEIDRTVTTPEAVLARVQKQLPRLLEPFPGMSYRLEGEQREQAKAAGGLLKGVILAMLLIFGLLAIPLDSYSQPLIIMSVIPFGTVGALLGHYIMGWDVVFFSVLGIVALSGVVVNASLVLVHFVNRARDEGLDVRAAVLKAGTERFRPIFLTSATTFLGLVPLMFEASVQARPLIPMAISLAYGVLFAAVVTLLLVPSLYLVLEDLRSLRRKREVEPQAIPIAGGR
- a CDS encoding efflux RND transporter periplasmic adaptor subunit, which codes for MNRWKLILPFLVIVVAVLGGAGLLATAPEVEQIARPEVARAVRVVDVVAESLPLIVHSQGTVAPRTESELVPEVSGRIIWSSPSLVSGGFFREGEPLLRLDRDDYETALARARANLERAKGEWEHAKATLDRREELARQGVASSSQLDDARRQGRVSAAVLDEAELALRQARRDLDRTEIRAPFDGRVRAEHVDVGQFLSRGQPIATLYATDYVEIRLPIPDAELAYLDLPLFAGAAVAEGPLVTLRARFAGAPHTWHGRIVRTEGEIDPKSRMVHAVARVEDPYGEAVGTAPLAVGLFVEAEIEGPPAENVLRVPRGALHSANHLLIVDANDQLHRVEVEVLRLERDDALVRATLPPGGRVCVSQVATFVPGMKVDPQPVAAPQTEPVEAARQ
- a CDS encoding FadR family transcriptional regulator, yielding MPETAAQRVAQSLRNDILTGRYRAGDRLRSERELAEQFEVHRGAVREGLRALAQQGLVEISGAGARVGRLDHASMDVIGDLLDLDEVPDSQLVEQVLEVSAHLFSSCVSIAVRRGSDAEFRVIRAHLHAVQDEALDPIEYLDHIHGMADGLVEASGNFVLRLIGHALKLHFWDRLETQQEVTLRLPQEFLAPLARKLDAALEARDAARASELVRELMDQHRENVIKLLTREQARKLREPVTHRLAHLFEPGRLPESDR